The sequence below is a genomic window from Candidatus Binataceae bacterium.
CAAGTAGCTGGTGACTGAGGAAACCCCCGGCTGCGTCGAGTCGGCGCAATTGATATACGAGCCGCCGCCGTAGCCGTCCTGCGTGTAATAGTTATTGGTGCCAGCCTGCGGATCAGGGTTCTCGATCTGGTTGGCCGGCGGGGTGGCGGGATTGCCGTTGCTGTCTGCGTAAAAGACCCCCTGGCCGTAGCCGATCGCGAGGTGATTGGCGCCGGTGCCGCCCTCAATCGCCTGATGATAGTTGTCGCTCAGTGCGTACTGATGAGCCAGGGTATCGAAATAGCTCTCATCGCCAGCCGCGACGTTGTAGAAGCCCATCGCGATCGAGCCTTCGTTGGTGGTCTCGTCGGTAAACGGCACCGGCTGCGGATTGCCGTTGCTGCCGGCGCCGATCGTATCCTCGACCCAAGGGAACAAATCTTCCTGGCAGCCACTGGGGTTAGCCGCCGTCGCTTTGGTGATATCGCAGTCGAGCTGCTGCCACATCTGGAAGAAGCGATGGACCGGGCTGCCCGCGTAATCGTCATACGTAATGAAGTGCGTTATATCGAATGGTCCGTTCGGCAGGTCCTGCGGCGACGCGCCGAAACGGGTATCGATCGAGTGGCTTGGGAGGCCGCTGCCGCCCGTGGTCAATTCCACGTAATCGGCTAATTGGAGCGCGGGTTCGACGGCTTCCGCCGCAGCGACCGTGCTGAACAATGGAGCGGTCGGCGTGCCGTCGGTATTGACGTCGGGCAGGACGCTGTACACCGAGGTCTTGGCCGGGTTGATCGAATACGTGGTGGTGTCGCTCGCCTGCCATTGCTGCGCGAGGCTGAAATTGGGGCCGGGTGAACCGTCCGCGTTCACGATACCTTTGGAGAGCAGATTCGAGACCGTCTGGCCGGCCTTCGGCACGAAGGTGCCGAAAACATGATCAAACGTGCGGTTCTCCCCGATAATCAGCACGACGTGCTTGATTGGCGTGGTGGTGGTGACCGCTTCGGGATTCGCGGGTTTGTCCGCCGAACCGGCATGCGCAGCGCCGGCGGCGAATACGGCCATCGAGGCGCTTGCTGACGCAAGCGCTATCCATAGCCAACTCCTGGTTTTCCTATGCTCCATCGCTGTCCTCCTCCTGTAATTGGGACCCCGCCATAGGTAGCCGAGGAAGGTTGCGCAACGGTGAACGTCGCGCGGACAGTCGGCGAACATTTGGTTGCAGGGGAGTTTCTGCAAGGTTGATTCTGCGTAACCGGCGAGCCGATTGTCTGACCGCACGTCCCGCCGATAGACTCGATCCATAAATGGCGCGCGAAAAAGCCCAACGGCCGTCCGCCGACGGCTACGATCTCATCGTCGATAACCGCAAGGCGCGGCACGACTTCTTTATCGAGGAAGCGCTCGAGGCCGGGATGGCGCTGACCGGCACCGAGGTTAAATCGCTGCGCGGTCATCGGGCCAATTTGCGCGACAGTTATGCGCGGGTCAAAAACGGGGAGATGTTTCTGCACGGCGTGCATATCGGCGCCTACGCGCCGGCAGGCCAATTCAGCCATCAGGAGACCCGGCCGCGGAAACTGTTACTGCATCGGCGCGAGATCGAGAGGCTATGGGGACGCGTGCGCGAACGCGGCTATTCGCTCGTCCCGTTGAAACTCTACTTCAAGAAAGGCCGCGCGAAAGTCGAGATCGGGCTGGCCAAGGGCAAGAAGCTGTACGATAAGCGTGAAGCGATCGCGCGCAAATCGACGGAGCGTGAGATGCAACGCGCCATCAAGACGCGCAGCCGCTAGGCAGGCGCTCAGCCCATCGGCGCAGCGTTAGCAGGCGAAGCGGGCACGATTGGCCGGCGCAAGTCGGCGACGAATTCCTCCAGCTCCTCTTTATTCAGACTCGAAGCCGCCCAATAGGTCATTCCGCCTGCGGTCCAATGCGCGAGGTTATAGCCGTCGTGCGTTTCGAGCGTTACCGGCGTCTCGCCGCCACTTGGTTGCGGCCATACGAAGACGTTGATCACATGCGCCCGGCGCTTATAGACGATCGCCGCCACCGGCCTATTGCCAAGATAATCGAGCCGCCCTCCGACAAGCTTGAAGCCCTGCGGAGTGAGGTCCTCGACGACCGGAGAAAAATCGAGTTTGCCCTCGAACCACGGCTTGACCGTATGCTGATCCGTGGAAATCACGTCAGTCAGATGATCAACCATCAGTGAGCGGACATGGTCGGCTACGACCTCACGCGCGATTTCCTCAGGCCCGGAGCCGCCGGCAAAAAAGCCGCCCTTAAACAGGATGACTATAAGAGCGACGGCCGCAGCCGCCGTGAGCAAGCCCCACTCGACGCGCGGTAAGGAGAAGCGCTGCCGATGAGCGGTGCCGCCACGAGCCTGCGCCATCGCGCGGATCCGATTCTCGAGGCGCGCTGGAGCCTCGTATCGATACGCCCCTTCGCTGATTCCCGCGCTGAGCGCCCGCACGGCCGCCGCCTCCGCGGCGCAGGCCGCGCAGCCGCCCAGGTGCTCCTCGATCTCGAGGCTGCGCGACAAATCGAGCTCACCATCGATATACGGATGGATCAGCACGCGGGCCTCCGCACAGGTCATCGTCACGACTCCTCGCGCGGCGCCATGCTCAGCGTCCGCTGCAGCCGTTTCCGCGCGCGCGCCAGTCGCGACATCACGGTGCCGAGCGGAACGCCGGCCACCTCGGCAATTTCCTTGTAGCTCAGCCCTTCCAGCTCACGCATCACCACGACCTCGCGGAACTCATCGGGGAGTTCGTCGAGCGCCCGATTGATGATCTCGCCGTCGCGGCTGTTGAGCAGAAGTCGCTCGGGGTCGAGGGTTTCGACCGGCGGCGAATGCAGATCCTCGTCGAATTCGGTTTCACGCTCGCGCCGACGATCGTGAGCGAAGCGCGAATAGCAGGTGTTGCGGACGATCTTGAGCAGCCAGACCTTGCCGTCGTTTCCGCGCAGGCCGCCGATAAACCTGAGCGCGCGGAGGCAGGCGTCCTGCACTACATCGTCAGCGTCAGCGTCGTTGCGCATAATCCAGCGCGCCAGATTGTAAGCGGCGTCCAGATGAGGCAACACGGCCTCTTCAAAGCGTTGTTCCTGTCGAGCCAATGGATGCGCTTTCCGGGTCTCATCTGACACCGCCGCATCGATGAGACCTGCTCTGCCGGGTTTTTATTCCCGCTTTCAAAAGTGACCCGCGGGTGGGAATTTATCGCGCTCGCGACGGTATTACCCGATGAAAGCGGTCTGACTTTACGCGCTGCTGAGCCCCAGGAAAAGGGCGCTCCACGCGAACGGACCGGCTGCTCATAGCAACGGAGGGTAACTAGATGAACGAAAAGATCGACCGGCGCGCATTTCTGCGAATCGCCGGAACCACGGTCGGAATCGGTGTACTTTACGAATTCGCGCCTTTTTTGGCGAGCGGCGCGAGAGCCGACCCGATCAGCGAATTCTACAAGCACGCCAACGGCGAAGCTCCGGCGAGCTTCAGCTTCGCGCAATTCAGCGATCCGCACGTCGGTTTCGAGGGGCCACCGGATCCGCTCGGCACCAAGGCCTTCGAAAACGCCGTGTCGCTGATCAACCGGGGTCCCCAGCGTCCCGACTTCGTGTTGTTCACCGGCGATTTGACCCATGACGTCGACGATCGCGATACCCACGCCCGCCGGATGGAATTGTTCAAGTCGATCGCCGGACGCATTAAGACCAACGCCATTCACACGGTCCCGGGCGAGAACGACGCGGCGCTCGACGGCGGCACGCTGTATCGCGAGCATTTCGGCGAAAGCCATTACTCCTTCGACCACAAGGGCGTCCATTTCGTCGCGCTCGACAACGTTTCGCGCGGCCATCCTGAGGTTGGCGCGGAACAGCTCGCCTGGCTCAAGACTGACGTCGCACGCTTTCCGAAGACCGCGCCGATCGTCGTCTTCACTCATCGCCCGCTGTTCGACCTCAAGCCCGAATGGGAATGGTTCACTGCCGATGGCGACGACGTGATGAACGCGCTCGCGCCTTACGAGAACGTCACGGTGCTTTACGGTCACATTCACCGCCACGACGTTCATCAGAGTGGCAAAGTGGGGCACTACGCGGCGCGATCTCTGATTTTCGCCTTCAACGATCCGGCGACTAGCGACGATAAGAAACAGCTTCCGTTCGACAAGGACGATCCCTTCAAGGACCTGGGAATCCGGTTAGTCGGGTCCCAGGGGACCGCCGAGCCGTCCGCGCCACTTGCGATCACGGACGTAGTAATGGCCAAGAATGAGTTTTCGGGCCTTTCGGGAATGCAACAAATGATCAAGGGCAACAATTCAATCGGTGGGAGTTCCTCCAATGATGCTGACTAGAAAATTCGCAGTTATAGGCTTAACGCTGGGCTTGATCTCGTGCGCGGCGACTGTATCCGTTCGCGCCGATGAGACTCCGCAGATCGTGAAGATCAGCGCGAGCAAATATCAGTTCACTCCCGATCACATTACGTTGGTGAAAGGCGAGCCGGTGACCCTCGAACTAACCAGCACCGATCGGACGCATGGCTTTATGATCCGCGCGCTCAAAATCGATTCGACGATCGAACCCGGCAGGACCACGAGCGTTACCGTCACTCCCGATGTCGTCGGGAACTTCAAGGCAATTTGTGATCACTACTGCGGACCCGGCCATGGTGGGATGAAAATGACTGTGGTGGTCGCAGAAAAGACTGCAAGTCGATAGCCGACGCTATGTGCAACAAAAAGGGGCGCGTCGTCAAGACGCGCCCCTTTGTAGTCAAACGATTGCAGCCTGGTTAGTTGACCTGGATTTTGACCGGCTTGGTCTCCGGCCGCTTCTCGACAGTGAGTTCGAGTACGCCGTCCTTATAAGATGCGCTCACCTTGTCGGCACTCGCATCTTCGGGCAGCTCGAAGGCGCGATGGATTCGACCGTAGCCGCGCTCCGCGACATGGACCCGCGCGTCGCTCGCCCATTCGGGACGCTTCCGCTCAGCCGCGATGATCAGGTTGCCATTCTCCACGCGCACATCGAATGAGTCATTCTTGAGACCGGGAATCTCGAAGTAGAAGTGATAGGCATCCTTCTCTTCGACGACATCGGTCGCCGGGCTGATGCGCCGCGGGGTCCCGTTCAATTCCGCCAACCATCCGTTAACTCCGCCGTTCATCCGGTTAAAGAGCCAGCCGTTCGCCGGCAATACGTTTTCGTGTCTAAGTTCCATCTGAATCCTCCGTCGGCTATGCCGATCATTTTTGAATTCAAGCTTGCGACCCGGACGCCCGATTCGTCGCAGCTTCTGCATGAAAGGTAAGTACGGATCGTCCGGCGTCAAGGGGAGCACCCGATCTGATAGTCGCGAAAGCCGGAACGCTACTAAGAGTTACTATCAGCAGGATTGGCGAGCAGGTTCGCCCGTTTGATTTCGGCCGCGAAGCGCCGCGCCATGGCGTGGTCGCCCAGTTGTTCTGCCAGGGCGCGTCCTTCTTCTAGTGCGACAATCGCGCGCGCTATTCTGCTGCGGCCGAGGAGCGCCCCGGCCTTACGAAAGATTTTGGCGTATTTGGCGCCTTTTTCGGCCGCATCCAATGGAATTTGATTCGCGCACGGAAACGTTCGATTCGATCCTAAACGGCGCCGTCTGGCTGGTCCAGCCGCGCGCGGGCTATCGTTTCTCGCTTGACGCGATCCTGCTCGCGAGCTTCGCACATCCGCGCCAACGCGACCGGCTGCTCGATCTCGGCGCCGGATGCGGCGTCATTGCCACGATCGTGGCCATCACCCGGCGGCCGCGCGAGGTCGTCGCGATCGAAATCCAGACCGACCTCGCCGAGCTTGCCCGGCGTAACTTCGCATTTAACCAACTCGCGCACGCAACTGCGATTGCGGCTGATTTGCGCGCGCGCAAGATCGCCGGGGCGGCGCCAGGCTCATTTGATTACGTCGTTGCCAACCCGCCCTATCATGCGCTCCGGAGAGGACGCGAAAGCCCGAATGCAAGCCGCCATGTAGCTCGCGGCGCCGGCGGCGCGAGCATTCGCGATTTCATCGCGGCCGCATCGCGCTACGCAACCGGCAACGGCCGCGTCGCGATGATCTTTCCGGCGAGTCGCTGCGCCGATCTGCTCGTCGAGCTGAGAGCCAAATCGCTCGAGCCCAAGCGACTCAGGTTCGTCCAGCCGTATGCGGAGAGTCCGGCGACCTTGATTATGGTTGAAGCGCGCAAGGGCGCTGGGGTCGAGGGCAAAGTTGCACCGCCGCTGATCGTTTGGCAAAAACCTGGCGTATATACTGACGAAGCCCGCGGCATTCTTGACGACGCTGGCGCGAATCCGTTCGCCAAGGTATGGGGCCGCGTTTGATCAGCGTTAGGCCGCGCTGAAGAACTCAACTGCCAGGCGTGCGATCTCCTCAGGCTGCTCCATCGGCAGCAGATGGCCTCCGCCCGGAATCACTACGATTCGCCTATGCGATGCGCTCTGAGCGATGCGCTCGGCAAATCCGATCCCGGGGCTGTCGCTCTTCTCGCCAAAAACGAGTAACGCCGGTATCTTGTCCGCGAGGATGTGCTGGAGTCCGTCGAAGTCGCGCGCGGTCTGATAGAGCCGGGCTTCGACCTCCGGCGTGCATCTGAGGAGGCGCCTGCCGCCCGCATCCGACCGGGTTCCGTACTCGCAGTAGTCGTGGAGGATGTCCGCGCGCCACGCTGAGTAGCCGGGTTTGCTCGCGAAGTTTGCATACATCGCGGCGAGACTGTCGAACGCGGGCTTGCGCTTGAGCGTGCGCTCGTAAAGCTCGCTCGGACGCTCACGCGGGTCGCTCTTGTCGACAATCACCGGCTCGACCAGTATCGCGCGCGCGATCAGGTCCGGCCGGCGATCGGCGATGGCGGCGATCGCGGTCGCGCCCGCCGAGTGGCCGAACGCTCGCACCCCGCGCAGCCTCATCTGCTCGAGAAAAGCCTCGAGGTCGTCCGCTGTGCGATACCATGAAATCTCTTCGAGCGCCGGCGCATCACTGCCGCCATGCCCGAGCTGATCGTAACTGTAGACCCGGCCGAGCGGGCGGAGCGCCTGCGCAATCGGCCGATAGAGGCGTCCCAGGAATCCGGTCGCATGAAGGATCAGGATCGGCGGACCGTCGCCACCCCAGTCGAGGTACTGCAAGTTTGCGCCATTAACGCGGAGGTATCCGCTCACGGGATCATCCGGAAACTTCTCAATAGCCATCGTGACGTAAATACTAGGAGACGGCTGACGCCGAGCAAACCCGGCTGGTGCCTTATAACTCTGAATAACCTGCGTTGCTTGCCGTGAACCTTTAGGCTTATCTCATCGAGATGAATCGGCTGATAGTGCGCTCCAAATATCTATACGATGGCGAGCAGAAATTCTTCGCGCGCGGCGTCTCCTACGGGCCCTTTACTCCGAATTCACGCGGCGAGCGTTATCCGGAGCCGGAGCGCGCCGCCGCCGACTTCGCGCTGATGCGCGGGCTGGGCGTCAACGTCGTGCGCACCTATGTGCCGCCGCCGCCCTGGATGTTCGAGCTCGCCGCTCGACACGAGTTGCGCATGATGGTCGGGATGCCGTGGCCGTTCCACATGGCGTTTCTCGATTCGCCCGAGATGGCGCGCGACATTCGGCGCACGATCAGCGACGGCGTCCGCACGATGAAAGAGTTTGCAGAGGTGATTTTCGCCTACAGCCTTGGCAACGAAATTCGCTCCGACATCGTGCGTTGGCACGGACCGCGCGCGGTCAATCGGTTTCTGCGCGAACTTTACGACCTCGGCAAGCAAGCCGACCCGCAGGGTCTCTTCACCTACTCGAATTATCCGTCGGCGGAATATCTGGAACTCAACTTTCTCGACCTCGTGTGCTTCAACGTTTATCTCCATCGCGAGACGGACTTCCGTCGCTACCTGACTCATCTGCTCGTGACGACGCAGGATCGCCCGCTGGTCCTGAGCGAGACCGGCATGGACACCCTGCGCGAGGGCGAGGGGCATCAGGCAGAACTTCTGCGCTGGCAGGCGCGGGCGGCCTTCGAGCTGGGACTGTCGGGCTTCATCGTTTTCGCCTTCACCGATGAATGGCACACGGGCGGTGCGGAAATCACCGATTGGGCCTTTGGCCTGGTGACGCGGGAGCGCCAACCGAAGCAGGCGTTCGCCGCGATCGCGCAAGTCTTCGCCGGCGCGTTGCCGCCGCCACTCGCCGCTCTCCCGAAGGCCTCCGTAGTGGTCTGCGCCTACAACGCCGCGGCGACCCTCGCTGCCTGTCTCGAATCACTGAAGCATCTGAATTATCCGGATTACGAAGTTATCGTCGTCGACGACGGCTCGACCGACGCGACCGCGCAAATCGCACAAAGCGCGGGTGCGCGGCTGCTGAAACTCGATCATCGCGGACTGAGCGCGGCGCGCAACGCCGGAATTGCCGCGGCGGATGGACGCATCGTGGCGTTTATTGACGCCGACGCCGAAGCCGATTCCGACTGGTTGTATCATCTCGTCGAGACCATTTTGCGCCGCGACCTGGCCGCGGCGGGCGGTCAGAATTTTCCACCACTTGCCGTCACGGCGACGCAGGCCGCGATCGCGGCGGCGCCGGGTCTGCCGCGCGAGGTTCGCGCCGGCGACGACACGCTCGATCAGGTCTGCGGCTGCAGCATGGCGCTGGACAAAACTCGGCTGGGCGGCGCGGCGCCGTTCGACGACACTTTCAGGACCGCCGGCGATGACGTTGACTTCTCGTGGCGGCTGCGTGAGCGCGGACTGCAACTGGCGTACGCGCCCGCCGCGATCGTGATCCATCGGCGGCGACCGACGATGAGCGCCTATCTGCGTCAGCAGATTGGTTACGGTCAGGCGGAGGCTGTCCTCGCGCGGAAATATCCGAATCGCGGGAGCGCGCAAGTTTACGGCGCCGGCGGGCGGTTCGCGCGATGGTTCGGGGCTGGCGCGCGGGTTTACTACGGCGCGTTCGGCCGCGGCCTCTTCCAGAGCCTCTATCGCGGCGCTGATTTTCCGCTCGCGTTGCAGGCGCCGCTCCATTTTTCCTGGTTGATAATTTCCGCGATACTCTTGCTCCAGGGGCTCCTGGCGCACGACGCTTTGGCGGTCGTTGGCGCGATCGGGCTCGCGGCGATGCTCGCGAGTGCGATCGCGTGGGCCGCCGTCACGCCTATGCCGCGCGGAATGGCGATCGCGGTGCGCATCCGGCTCGCGATGCTCTGCCTTCTGGGTCCGTTGGTGCGTAGCTACGCGCGAGACTTTCGCTATGCTCGCGCGCCCCTGGATATTTCGGCGGATCCGGCGCCCTCCAGGCCCGGATGGAAGAGAAGTGGCAGCGTCGCCTTCGCCCATATCCTCGCCGACCCCAGCGACGAGTTGGCCGTCGAGCAGCTCACCGGGCTGCTCCGCGCCGCTCTGCTCAGACGCGGCGCGACCGTAGCGCTGACGGACGGCTATCAGCCCTACGATCTGCAGGTCCGCACGGCCAACGGCGCCACCGCCGCACTCAACCTGCTCAATGCCCGCGACGGCCGCATCGTTGTCGGATGGAAGCTCGGGGCACAGCCGGCGGTCGCCGCCTGGCGTTTCGGCGTCCTGGTGATCGTCGTCGCCGCGGTTTTCTACTTCAGCGCCGGCCCTTACCTCGCGATTCTCGCAGCAGTTCTTGGCGCAATGGCGATCACCACGCTCTTCGTTCTTGATGCGCGACACCTTCCGCCATTGATCGAGCTCGCGGTGCGTGAGGCGGGAGCAGTTCATGCGGCAGGCTTCGTCCCCGAACGGAACGGCCCTCGATGAAAGAACTCGCGCTTTACCGCGAAGTGTTCCGCCGGATGCGCCCGCATCTGCGCACGCTGCTCGTCGTCATCCTGAGCGTGGGCGCGACCAGTCTGATCGAAGTGGCCAAGCCGTGGCCGCTCAAGATCGTAATCGACAATGTGCTGAAGGGCGTGCCGCTGGCGGCGACGCGCTGGACGCCGTCGCTCGCGGGCGCCCATCTGCTGATCGCCGCCTGCCTCGTGCTGGTCGTGCTTTACCTGACGCTCGGCGTCCTCAACGTGCTCAACAACTACGTTACGATCGCAGTCGGACAGCGGATGGTGAACGAGCTGCGCACGCAGATGTTCGACCGCTTGCAGCGCTTCTCGCTCTCTTTCCATCGCCGGCGCGAAGTCGGCGATCTGATGGTCCGGATCGCGTACGACAGCATGTCGCTGCAGACGATCGCGATGAACGGAATCTTTCCCGTGCTGTCCGCGAGCGTGATGCTGGTTGCAATGTTCGTCGTGATGATCCGCATGGACGCGATCCTCACGCTCGCCGCCCTCGGCGTTGTGCCGATCTTGTTCATCCTGATCGCCGGCGTCAGCCAACGGATCGATCGGCTCGCGAGCGGCGCACGCATCAAGGAGAGCCAGCTCTATACGGTCGCTCATCAGGCGCTCTCCTCGATACACGTCGTGCAGGCCTTCACGCGGGAAAACGAGTCGCTCAACGAGTTCGTGCAATCGAGCCGCGAGAGCCTGGGCGAGTCACTCAAGCTTTACGTCTTTCAGACTATTTACGCCGGCGGCGTTAACGCGCTGATTGCGGTCGGCACCGCGCTGGTCATCTACATTGGCGCGCTGCACGTGCTCAGCGGCGAGCTGACAGTCGGCGACTTGATCGTCTTCACGACCTACCTCGCGTCGCTCTATCTGCCGGTCAACCAGATGTTTCAAACCTACGGCATGATTCAGGGCGCGAAGGCCGGGTTGCGTCGATGCTTCGAGCTGGTCGAGCTCGAACCGGAGATCAAGGACCGGCCGGGCGCCCGCACGCTCCCCCGCGTCCGCGGCGATGTCGAGTTCGATGACGTGGTCTTCGGCTACGAGCGCAGCGCGCCCGTCTTGAAGGGGATCAGTTTCAAGGTGCGCGCCGGGCAGACAGTCGCAATCGTCGGGCCCAGCGGCGCCGGCAAAACCACGATGGCGACCCTGCTGATGCGCTTCTATGAACCTGACCGCGGCGCGATCCGGATCGACGGCGTCGATACGCGCGAGGCCACATTGCGGTCGCTGCGCGGCAATATCGCGATGGTGATCCAGCCGCCGCTGGTGCTGGCGGCGACGATTCGGGCCAATCTCGCGATCGGACGGCCGGACGCGACCGCACGCGAGTTGGAGCAGGCGGCGACCGCGGCGCGGCTCGACGGGCTGATCGCGAAATTGACCGCGGGCCTCGACGAACTCGTCGGCCAGGGCGGCCACAGCTTGTCCGAGGGCGAGGGGCAGCGCGTCACGATCGCGCGGGCGCTGCTCAAGGACGCGCCGATTCTGATCATGGACGAACCCACGAGCGCGCTCGACGCGGAAACCGAAGTCCTGGTGATGGCGGCGGTGCGTGCCGCGATGCGCGAACGCACCACCCTGGTGATCGCCCATCGGCTATCGACGATCCAGAACGCGGATCTGATCCTCGTCCTGCGTGACGGCACGATCGCCGAGCAAGGTACTTTCGAGGAATTGCTCGCGCGCGGCGGCTTTTTCAGCCATCTTTACGACTTGCAGTCGTGGACCCGGCAGGCTGGCTAGGCGGAGCAAAAGGAGCGAGTCTGCGAGCCGTGCTCAGAGAATCGAGCAGTAATCTGAGGGATCAAACCTTGCGACGAGCCGACAGTTTCTATTCCAAGGGCGAGTGGATGCTCACGATCGGACTGACCGGAGGAATCGGGTCGGGTAAGAGCACCGTGACCAAAATTCTCGCCGAACTCGGCGCACCGATTATCGACGCCGACAAGGTCGGTCACACAATCTACGCGCCGGACGGTCCCGCCTATCCGGATATGCTCGCCGCCTTCGGTGAAGGCATCCTCGCGCCGGACCGCACGATCGATCGCAAGAAGCTCGGCCCGATCGTCTTTGCCGACCCGGCCGCGCTGAAGCGGCTCAACGCGATCGTCCATCCGAAGATGTTCGCGCGGATGCGCGAGATGGTCGACGCGATGCGCGCTGCGGGCGAGCGCAAGCCCATCGTGATCGAGGCCGCGGTGCTGATCGAAGCGAATTGGCAGCCGTTGTTTGACGAGATCTGGCTGGTCGTCGCGGCCAAAGAACGCGTGATCGAGCGCGTCGAACTCGAACGCGGACTCAAGCCCGAGCAGACCGAGGCGCGCATCCGCGCCCAGCTCTCCGACGAGGAACGGCGCCGTCACGCTAGCGAGGTCATCAACAACGACGGCACGATCGGGGAGCTTCGGGAGAAAATCGCGAAGCTATGGAAGTCGGCGCTCGCCCAAACCGCTTGAGAGGCGGGATGCACCGGCTGACCGGCATGGCTAGAATAAGCCGGTATGCATTGGACCACCGACCGCATCCGCCAGTCATTTCTGGATTTCTTCAAGGACAAAGGACATGAGATTGTTCCGTCGGCCTCGCTGATCCCGCACGGCGACCCGACCCTGCTCTTCACCAACGCTGGCATGGTCCCCTTCAAGGACTATTTCCTCGGCGTGAGGACGCCCACGTCGAAGCGCGTCGCCGATTGCCAAAAATGCCTGCGCATCTCCGGCAAGCACAACGACCTCGAGGCGGTCGGCCGTGACAGTTACCATCACACGTTTTTCGAGATGCTTGGGAACTGGTCGTTCGGCGACTACTACAAGGAAGAGGCGATCGCGTTCCATTGGGAGCTCGTGACCAAGGTCTGGGGCATCCCCAAGGAGCTGCTCTGGGCGACCGTCTATCAGGACGACGACGAGGCCGAAGCGGCCTGGCTCAAACTTAAAGTATTACCTAAAGATCGTATCCTGCGCTGCGGCGCGAAGGACAATTTTTGGGAGATGGGCGAGACCGGCCCGTGCGGTCCCTGCTCGGAGATTCATATCGATCGCGACGTCGAGGCGGCGAAGTTCTGCACGCACGAGCCGGGTAAGTGCGCGGTCAACGTCGATGGTTGCGCGCGCTTTATCGAGCTCGGCAACCTGGTTTTCATCCAGTACAACCGTGACGCCTCCGGCAAACTGACACCGCTGCCGATGAAGCACGTCGATACCGGCACCGGCCTCGAACGCATCGCGTCTGTA
It includes:
- the coaE gene encoding dephospho-CoA kinase (Dephospho-CoA kinase (CoaE) performs the final step in coenzyme A biosynthesis.), whose product is MRRADSFYSKGEWMLTIGLTGGIGSGKSTVTKILAELGAPIIDADKVGHTIYAPDGPAYPDMLAAFGEGILAPDRTIDRKKLGPIVFADPAALKRLNAIVHPKMFARMREMVDAMRAAGERKPIVIEAAVLIEANWQPLFDEIWLVVAAKERVIERVELERGLKPEQTEARIRAQLSDEERRRHASEVINNDGTIGELREKIAKLWKSALAQTA
- a CDS encoding glycosyltransferase — translated: MNRLIVRSKYLYDGEQKFFARGVSYGPFTPNSRGERYPEPERAAADFALMRGLGVNVVRTYVPPPPWMFELAARHELRMMVGMPWPFHMAFLDSPEMARDIRRTISDGVRTMKEFAEVIFAYSLGNEIRSDIVRWHGPRAVNRFLRELYDLGKQADPQGLFTYSNYPSAEYLELNFLDLVCFNVYLHRETDFRRYLTHLLVTTQDRPLVLSETGMDTLREGEGHQAELLRWQARAAFELGLSGFIVFAFTDEWHTGGAEITDWAFGLVTRERQPKQAFAAIAQVFAGALPPPLAALPKASVVVCAYNAAATLAACLESLKHLNYPDYEVIVVDDGSTDATAQIAQSAGARLLKLDHRGLSAARNAGIAAADGRIVAFIDADAEADSDWLYHLVETILRRDLAAAGGQNFPPLAVTATQAAIAAAPGLPREVRAGDDTLDQVCGCSMALDKTRLGGAAPFDDTFRTAGDDVDFSWRLRERGLQLAYAPAAIVIHRRRPTMSAYLRQQIGYGQAEAVLARKYPNRGSAQVYGAGGRFARWFGAGARVYYGAFGRGLFQSLYRGADFPLALQAPLHFSWLIISAILLLQGLLAHDALAVVGAIGLAAMLASAIAWAAVTPMPRGMAIAVRIRLAMLCLLGPLVRSYARDFRYARAPLDISADPAPSRPGWKRSGSVAFAHILADPSDELAVEQLTGLLRAALLRRGATVALTDGYQPYDLQVRTANGATAALNLLNARDGRIVVGWKLGAQPAVAAWRFGVLVIVVAAVFYFSAGPYLAILAAVLGAMAITTLFVLDARHLPPLIELAVREAGAVHAAGFVPERNGPR
- a CDS encoding ABC transporter ATP-binding protein, with protein sequence MKELALYREVFRRMRPHLRTLLVVILSVGATSLIEVAKPWPLKIVIDNVLKGVPLAATRWTPSLAGAHLLIAACLVLVVLYLTLGVLNVLNNYVTIAVGQRMVNELRTQMFDRLQRFSLSFHRRREVGDLMVRIAYDSMSLQTIAMNGIFPVLSASVMLVAMFVVMIRMDAILTLAALGVVPILFILIAGVSQRIDRLASGARIKESQLYTVAHQALSSIHVVQAFTRENESLNEFVQSSRESLGESLKLYVFQTIYAGGVNALIAVGTALVIYIGALHVLSGELTVGDLIVFTTYLASLYLPVNQMFQTYGMIQGAKAGLRRCFELVELEPEIKDRPGARTLPRVRGDVEFDDVVFGYERSAPVLKGISFKVRAGQTVAIVGPSGAGKTTMATLLMRFYEPDRGAIRIDGVDTREATLRSLRGNIAMVIQPPLVLAATIRANLAIGRPDATARELEQAATAARLDGLIAKLTAGLDELVGQGGHSLSEGEGQRVTIARALLKDAPILIMDEPTSALDAETEVLVMAAVRAAMRERTTLVIAHRLSTIQNADLILVLRDGTIAEQGTFEELLARGGFFSHLYDLQSWTRQAG